Proteins encoded by one window of Sphaerodactylus townsendi isolate TG3544 linkage group LG04, MPM_Stown_v2.3, whole genome shotgun sequence:
- the LOC125431310 gene encoding beta-1,3-galactosyltransferase 5-like: protein MFKCIGICSVCLKDMSIFQKNNHNFLKMPDMDCKKNPPFLIILVTSHRDQIKTRMAIRETWGKERIVTDKRIVTFFLLGSTSYDGNAVMVESLVYKDIIQKDFLDTYNNLTLKILMGLEWVHKFCPQSSFVMKTDSDTFVNTLYLTELLLKRNRTTRFFAGASTMHSHPVRDPRSRWYVSKEEYPWNKFPRCCSGAGYVFSTDVSSHMYIVSQNISFLKLEDVFVGLCLAYLKIKVETLHSEPVFFVKRIEFSPCRYRKLVTSHFVTYTEMLMYWYGLEKSRDEECSGGHP from the coding sequence ATGTTCAAATGCATTGGAATCTGCTCAGTCTGTCTGAAGGACATGTCTATTTTCCAGAAAAACAACCACAATTTTTTGAAAATGCCAGATATGGATTGCAAAAAGAACCCACCCTTTCTGATAATACTTGTAACATCTCATCGTGATCAAATTAAGACCCGGATGGCTATTCGTGAAACATGGGGCAAGGAAAGAATAGTCACCGACAAACGCATTGTGACATTTTTTCTTTTAGGAAGTACTTCCTATGATGGGAATGCTGTTATGGTGGAAAGTTTAGTATATAAAGACATCATCCAAAAGGATTTTTTGGATACTTATAATAATTTAACTTTAAAGATTTTGATGGGCCTTGAATGGGTTCACAAATTTTGTCCACAATCTAGTTTTGTCATGAAAACTGACTCTGATACGTTTGTTAATACCCTTTATTTAACAGAACTGCTTTTGAAAAGGAACAGAACCACCAGATTCTTTGCAGGTGCTTCAACAATGCATTCCCATCCAGTTAGGGATCCAAGGAGTAGGTGGTATGTGAGTAAAGAGGAGTATCCTTGGAACAAGTTCCCTCGTTGTTGTTCAGGAGCTGGTTATGTTTTCTCCACTGATGTATCTAGTCATATGTACATAGTTTCTCAAAACATCTCTTTTCTTAAATTGGAGGATGTATTTGTAGGGCTGTGTTTAGCTTATCTCAAAATCAAAGTGGAAACACTTCATTCAGAGCCAGTATTTTTTGTAAAACGGATTGAATTCTCTCCCTGTCGCTATAGGAAACTTGTCACAAGTCATTTTGTCACCTATACTGAGATGCTGATGTACTGGTATGGGCTGGAGAAGTCCAGGGATGAAGAATGTTCAGGTGGTCATCCTTAA
- the LOC125431582 gene encoding beta-1,3-galactosyltransferase 5-like — translation MCNSEGTHIRLFGWLTNTPARSLRHGIFFAMVFAIACFAMLNSVGICPACQSDESMIHRNTGDFVSLPDTNCGRNPPFLVILVTSELSQTTARVAIRETWGKERIIAGKRIVTYFLLGNNSHPQDQFAVTTESLLYKDIIQKDFLDTYYNLTLKTLMGLEWIHKFCPQSSFVMKTDSDMFVNTYYLTKLLLKRNRTTRFFTGVLKKHDYPIRRPNSKWYVNKQEYPESKYPPFCSGTGYVFSTDLASQVYIISKTVPFIKLEDVFVGLCIAKLNIKPQMLHSEPTFFAIRVKFSPCRYKRLVTSHLISASEMIAYWNEMEQSLTEECPSS, via the exons ATGTGCAACTCTGAGGGCACACATATTCGACTGTTTGGGTGGCTGACCAACACTCCTGCCCGTTCATTG agGCATGGCATTTTCTTTGCAATGGTATTTGCTATAGCATGTTTCGCCATGTTGAATTCTGTTGGAATCTGCCCAGCCTGTCAAAGCGATGAGTCTATGATTCACAGAAACACTGGAGATTTTGTGAGTCTACCTGATACAAATTGTGGTAGGAATCCACCATTCCTAGTAATACTGGTAACATCTGAACTTAGCCAAACTACAGCCCGAGTAGCTATCCGTGAAACATGGGGCAAAGAAAGAATAATAGCTGGTAAACGCATTGTGACATATTTTCTCCTAGGAAATAATTCACATCCCCAAGACCAGTTTGCTGTTACTACGGAAAGTCTACTATATAAAGACATCATCCAAAAGGATTTTCTGGACACATATTACAATTTAACTTTAAAGACTTTGATGGGACTTGAATGGATTCATAAATTCTGTCCACAGTCTAGCTTTGTCATGAAAACTGATTCTGATATGTTTGTTAATACCTATTATTTGacaaaacttcttttaaaaagaaacagaacaactAGATTCTTCAcaggtgttttaaaaaaacacgacTACCCAATAAGACGTCCAAACAGTAAATGGTATGTTAATAAACAGGAATATCCAGAAAGCAAGTATCCACCATTTTGTTCAGGAACTGGCTATGTATTCTCCACTGATCTTGCTAGTCAGGTATATATAATTTCCAAAACGGTCCCATTTATTAAACTGGAGGATGTATTTGTTGGTCTGTGCATCGCTAAACTCAATATTAAACCACAAATGCTTCATTCAGAGCCAACATTTTTTGCAATACGAGTTAAATTTTCTCCTTGTCGCTACAAGAGACTCGTCACAAGCCATCTTATCTCTGCTAGTGAAATGATAGCATACTGGAATGAAATGGAGCAGTCCTTAACTGAAGAATGCCCAAGTAGTTAG